GGGAGTAGTAAGTTTGATCAGGAGAGGAGTCAGATTGATCTTGCTCGCATGATAATATTACATGGTTACCCCTTGGCCATGGTTGACCATGTTGGATTCAAAGTATTTGTCAAGAATCTTCAACCGATGTTTGAGGTTGTGCCAAATAGTGCTGTTGAGAAAGCTTGTGTGGAGATTTATGAGAAAGAGAAACTGAAAGTGTATGAAACGATAAATAAATTGCATGGTAGAATTAACctttgtgttgaaatgtggtctTCACCGGAGAACATTGAATATTTGTGTTTGACAGCAAATTATATTGATGAGGATTGGAAATTGCAGAAGAAGATTCTGAATTTTGTCACACTTGATTCTTCTCATACTGAAGACATGCTTCCTGAAGTGATTAATAAGTGTCTAATGGATTGGGATGTGGACCATAAGTTGTTTGCCTTGACATTTGATGAAATTTCCACAGATGATGAAATTGTCCTGAGACTTAAAGAACAGATATCTCATAAAAGGCCTCTTTTGAGTAATGTTCAGTTATTTGGTGTGCAATCTGCTGCGCACATTATAAAATTGATTGTTCTAGATGCTATGGAAGCATTGAGAGAGGTAATCCAAAAGATTCGAGCAAGTGTCAAATATGTTAGAAGTTCACAAGTAGCACAAGTAAAGTTTAATGAGGTCGCCCAACAAGTTGGAATCAGCAGCAAGAAGAACTTCCTTCTTGATTGCCCAGTTCAATGGCACTCAACGTATATCATGCTTGAAACGGTCTTGGAATACAGGGGCGCATTTTCTCTCTTGCAAGACCATGATCCTGCCTACACATCTGCTCTAACTGATACAGAGTGGGAATGGGCCAGTTCTGTCACTGGTTACATGAAACTTTTTGTTGAAATCATAAATGTATTTTCCAGCAACAAATGCCCAACTGCAAATATGTATTTTCCTGAGATTTGTGATGTTCACATCCAATTAATCGAATGGTGCAAGAGTCCAGATAATTGTCTTAGTTCCATGGCATTGAAGATGAAAGCCaagtttgataaatattggAGCAAGTGCAGTTTTGCTTTGGCAGCAGCAGCCATCTTAGATCCTCGATTCAAAATGAAGTTAGTGGAGTATTACTATTCTCTGATTTATGGTAGTGCTGCTTTGGATCGTATCAAGGAAGTTTCTGATGGTATAAGGAAACTTTTCAATGCATACTCTATCTGCTCAACGATGATTGATCAAGGTTCGGCTTTGCCTGGTAGCAGCTTACCTAGTACAAGTAATGACACCAGGGATAGACTGAGGGGCTTTGACAAATTTCTTCACGAGACTTCTCTCAGTCAAAATGAAATATCGGACTTGGACAAATATTTGGAGGAACCAGTCTTCCCTCGtagttgtgattttaacatcTTAAATTGGTGGAAAGTTCATATGCCGATGTACCCCATCTTGTCCATGATGGCACGTGATGTTCTCGGGACTTCCATGTCGACTGTTGCACTGGAATCAgcatttagcactggaggtAGAGTGCTTGACGATTGTAGAAGTTCGCTGAATGCAGATACTCTtcaggcattgatatgcacgcGAGATTGGTTGCGGATTGAATCAAGAGGTATGTGCTCCAAATTTTCACTATctattatttgatttatattctaattcattgactggtaagagtatattttaagttaatttcTACTCTTCTGTCTCAGATTTCAATCCATCCTCGAGCCATTCTACTCGACCCCTTGTCATTGAATCGAATTAATTTGTGTGGGGTATGTTTTTGTCGAGATGCATTCCCTCAAATATCTTGATTTTGTAgggtaagtatatatatatgtgtgccaATCAACTTATTTCCAATTTTATGTTGTTTTTCTTCATGTAAAGTTGATGGTTCTATGGGCTCATGATAGCGTctaattgtgttttttttttttttttccctcacaTAATGGCGTTACTCTAGAAGCTGCTGTAGTGTTTTAACCATACCAGTGTCCTTTGCATATTCATGTCTCGTAGCTAGATAAATTGGTCATGACTTGGAAGTACTTTTCAAGAAGCATTGTACATTTCACGAGAGCAATTAGATTCAGCCAATCATGCTCAAGTTAGAGGGACCCTCTCTCTCGTAATCCCAGTTTTGTGTTGCAAGTATGTGCTTGTATTGGTTTATAGGCCGTGGCATGTCTAAAAAAGAGTGATGCTAGGCTGCCGACGGTGCCGCCtagtacaaattttattttttatttttttcttctttttcttttcatttttttagtatatttaaatatttttaaaaaatttaaaaaatatatcaatacactaaaagtcattttcttaatcattaagtaaaattttttaaaaaattaaatacataagtgATCAAAAGAAAGAGATAAACTCAGACGGCATACTAACATTTTCTGTCTAAAAAAATCTCTAGATAAAAAATATGCCTTGAAGATCTTGTAAAATCCACAATTTTGGATATACCTCCCTCAATTTAGGGGATCTCAATCTCTTGGAAAAGAATCTTTCCCATgaatcataattatatttttttctcttttctctagcCATATTCAGCAACTTGATATTGGTCACAcaagaatttattttaatgtcgACTATAAATCTATCCCCAATATACAGGGTCCAATCTGCATCCCACATATgtaattatgtattttaaattttggacAGCATTCTCATGAAAAGAACCAAAGGACTGTCATCTCCGAGGCCCCACATGTTGAGGAGATTCTAGACCACAGAATCATATTCCCAAAGCTGTTGCACTCCATATGCGAACAAATATCATGCGTGTCTATGCGTGTGTGGTCACAAAGAGATTACCCCTATTACCCCCACCCCCAGCTTTTAAGCTCCTTTATTTCAAATACTATGAACCACCCTGAATTCTTTCCCTTtgattattaattttcatttactgctatctatattattataaaaggctatataatttattattaaagctTGGAATATATTCTTTAGCaaaaaagacaataaaaaatAGTGTATTGTTACTCGGTCatatgaaacaaattaaaaaatatattcaaatcaaaAGGACGttggaaaatataaaaagatgaaTATTGAACTTCTAAGTTTTATTTACCCCTTTTATGTTTATGCTTTTAATGAAATACATGACATTATATGGATGTGTCACGTTTAGAAGATCatttgaatggtaaattacaTATGATAAAATAGCATTATTCTGAAAAATAACTCCATAATTCAAGCACACGTGGCTGTAACGCAAGAAtgcatcgatttttttttttttaattttttaattttttttaaaagacgaAAGATAGCGTACAGAGAATTTCTGTAGCCATTATTTGCTTTCGAAAGGATAGAATGTGGATAAGGAGATGACCCCTGGGAACGTAGGCGTGGGTGATGATGCATGCGCGAGTACTGCGGTAAATGTCTGCATCATTTGCATGCTATCTTTGGTCAGATATGGAATCCATAAAGGCTGACCCGATCAATTGGCTAACCTACGTCCATTATCGGTGCATGTAATTTGtagatttctttttttcatttcattaatcTTTTTTCTGCCTCCCTCTccttttctttgcttttctcataaaatatttatggGAATTAAGTTAACAAAGTTGGGTACGTTCATGATACCGGAAAAGAAAGAACTGAGCTGGGGCCAGTGATCTTGAGGCAAAAAGATAGCAATAAAATCAAAGGCAACCTCTATCGATTAGACTGCATATAgcttccatttcttttttgttttttatttttccatgaaAATGCATGGATATGGAATCTCATACTTTGCAAGCTGGATGCCAAAGTGATTTGACATGCTCAACATAAAGACAGCAATGAAATCTCTAATTATTTGTTCAGATGTTGTCACAAAAAAGGATGTAGAAAAGTATGTTAAAGTTGTGAGCTCACGCCTcaaaaaactttataaaaaatacaacaaaaagtTGCCAGCTCACGTGAGAGCCATAAATTTAAAGGGTCGAGATATAAAGGCATAACAGGTGTAGTTCTTCTGCTGCGCTAGTCTCCAGGACTCCCATGCATATGGACCTGAGATCAAAGCATGTAGCAGtttagaaaatgaaagattAGGCTGGTTTAGATTaagagaatattttattttattattataatttttttttaattttataaaaaaaatataataaataatctaactttttaactattaatttaatttttttagttctcaaaataataataatattaaaaataatattttaaataatattttatttaacttttaatttttatctaaaattattttatctgatcTTTAAATCGAAACGAACCTTTAAAAAGTTTGAGCAAaacataaaatagatttaaattcttaattatCTGCGCAAAATATGATAAGAACAGGTTCTGTCATGTATAGACATGCTTAATAATGATATTCACATAACTTTTATTACCTTTATCACAATTAACTAATGTGatagtgttaatttataaaaaatattaaagttcttttatttgagttttagttgagaaagttgtaaaaaTGATTCTATGTCTATCATTATTCTGCGCGCGCATGCTTAAAGTTCAATCGAGGGATTTGAAATTTGATCATACCGAATGTACTTACTTAATAATCGTTCCTTAATAGATGTCCTTTtgcttataattaattaatatcgaCCTTGTCATAGCTAGTGATAATCATTGTCAATCAACAGCAGCTCACATGCACGAATGGTTATTCcacaaaaatatgtgaaaaatgaGATCGTGACTTCAAAATCCACTAAATGGATATGCAACTTAGCTTacattacaaaatttaaaaaaaaaaaaaaaaatcaaaatcaacccATTGTGAGTGCAAATCGATTGAAGGGAAATCGTACGTACTGGCCAGAGGGAAATGGAGAACCTAAagttttaggaaaaataaataaataaataaagatcttGGATTCTAAGCACAAAGTTTAAAGCCATAGTTTGATGCTTAATCATCCCAAGATATGTACGACttaaaaactaaatatatatatatatatatatatatataatgattgcTTTAGTTTTCATGCAAAGATGGGGGTGGGTAAAGAATCAAGTTAGTGGGAACAAGCTTTTAAAGGCAAAACCAAGTGTTTGTCTACGTGCACACTCAATagttaaaaaggaaataattcAGATGGGACGAAAGGAGAATCAAATTCCCTCACTCCCGAGCGAATGGGTGCACCCAAAAGGTCCCAAAGACAaagcaaagggaaaaaaaggtgAAAGGAATTGCATGCGACCACTCCCTCCCATTCACCCGCGGCCGGCCAATTCCCCCaagaatatctatatatatatatatatatataaaaggtgaACCCCAGGGGCCAGCACTGCCAAAAACCTCTTTGTGTCTGCCAATTAATTAGTTGCTTCGCCCTGATCTCATTCTTCCTATATGTATTTCTCCTTCCTCTTTCGAATTCTCCACAGTTCTCCATATTCTCCGGCCATTTACATATATACAAACATATAGTCGATCTCCTTCTGCTCTGAAGTCGGACAAAGAAAAGCAGCTAGCTAGCGCTTGTGTTCTCTCGAAGCTCCATATCTTTCCTCTTCCTCGATCAGGTtcgctttctctctctctctctctctctctctctctctctctctctctctctatgtgtgtgtgtgtgtgtgtacattTATATAAGCACACAAGTTTGTATGCATGTATGGTATATGTATTTATGCATCATGCAAGCTGCGTTAACatgaatttgttttgtgttCGATATAATCTTTTATAACACTGATAGATGGttgttttgtgtgtgtgtatgtcaTGTGTAGTTGTGGATGTATGTAGTAGGTTGGTTTAGTTTTTTTAGGTTCTTGTTAAGAGATCAGAGATCGagagatcgagagagagagagaaaaggagttGAATTAGCTATATAAGCTAAAGTTTTATGACGATTGCTTATTTAATATGACACTTCATCGACCTTAAGAAACATCAATTTaacgacaaaaaaaaaaaaaataaataaaagaaattaagcaAATAGTTAAATTTCTAGAGATAAATATTGGAACAATGAATGAAGTCTTTTCCCTGATCTGTTCGGTCCCTCAAAGCAGATCCATTGTTGAGATCATCATGAATTGGCTGTGATGGTCAATCATATATAGCCAAAGGAGGAAATATATCAGTGTTATCAAAGAAATGGAATATGACAATTTTGGTGGGGGATATTAATTTCAACTAATATTGGTAGTGAGAGAACTTCATACGTAACTAGACATATATGCTTGTACGTTTATGAAATGAAGTTAAGTAAAAAATTGGGGTGATTTAGTGTGTCACACGATACCGCTTCTTATAATGATCGTTCTGCAAACAAGTATGTATAGTAGaagatgaatataattttttctttataaattagggctatgaaattgatattttaactttataaatattacaatcagATATATACTTTTGTTAATCTCTAGGTAGAAAACTAGCTAGTGATGTCGGCCGCATGCCACTTCAGCTAATAAAAAGCTAACGCGTGGCCTCCTAGGATTACATAggaatttctaattaattttaaaatacgaaaaaaaatacataaaaataactacacatcaaatttttatttttaaatatcattatcaattttttgctataaaattaataaaaattttatatgtaattaatttttatatattttttattaatataattatttatctaatttttttaatataaaataattattttaattaatcatattaataaaatatataaaaattattataaatatacagTAGAACTCATCCAAAAAGGAAGGAAagattatgaaagaaaaaggtGGAACTACCGAAGTGAGAGATGTCACTAACCTTTGATTACCTAATAGCTTTAGGCAATTAGCAGCGAACCTAACAGGCTAACACATAAAAGGCAGCTGAATGGAGGATGACGTTAGATCTGAGTAGGGACAGTAGTCCAGTGAAGATTGGTGAAAGAATCCAttacttttccttcttcttctttttctcccccAACAGTAGCCACTGGGGAGGATCTGTCGTCATTCTGTGCATAATATGGATAAGGTGGGAAGGTGGTGATGTGATACCCATGAGAGACTTGGTTGGATCACCAAGATATATCAGTTTTTTAATGACCTCAAAAACAACAATCATGTTCCGGCCACTTTGTTGCTAAACTGCATGCTTTAcaagttctaaattaatttcGAAAAAAAGTAGATCCTgcttaaaagattttttttttaatattttcttaaattggagtctactttttttttttttttttaagaaactgACCTGatggaatttatttatttaaaatttatacagatcatttctcataattaatatatataatgataggCTTACAATATATTCACAATTTATAGACAATTTTaagtataataatatttttttattaaatttaaagctatagaatcaaaaataaaatttaaaataatattattttattacgtaATTATAAACAAGTtgttatatagtaataaatctatcatttatatatatggtagTGTTGCTACTATACCATCCAAATTTGTTCACTTAGTGTGTCTCTaatgtaaattatatatttttttaaaatattttttaaacatctttaaacatttaaaaaaaaaattactaataaactaatagtcaatttcttaattattaagtaaaaagagaaactcaaaataaaataaaatatataaaatatcaaattgaAAAGACAAACTTAGATGTTAtagtatcatttttcatatatatatatatatataatagcaacTCTATGCAGATATGAATTAGAACGTATGTTTACATGAGTAGGACCTACGTTGTCTCGTACTGATAATGAAGCCAGAAAAGCTAGGCTCCATTTTCTTTCTATAATGCATGGTTGACCACTAGATTTTTTGGTTCTCTTTCTTCGATCTTtcaagttaatatatatatatatatgttgtggtTGCCTCTGTTGATATAGGTAGCTAGCATGATTCttgctgcatatatatatatatatatgccggAACTTGCTGAATTAATTAGTGGCTAAACTAGGATATATAAGGGAAATAGTttctatatatgttttgaaaagaaagcgACAGGGTTTCGTGTTTGTCGACGCAGTGCAAGATGATGCTGCATGCATTAATATTAAAGTATATTTTGACTTGCTTTACGTACGTACAGTAGTCATATATTAATTCCATTCCACCTTCTCTGTCCTGCGTGCGGATGCATGCATAAGTTTATAACATGAacaactcaactcaattcaaaTTCAAGGAAGTTTCAATCGAGACGTACTTAGCTATCTAGTAGGAATAGAAATAGGTTATGATAGatcactagtatatatatatatacatatacatacaggATCACCACACCCCTTAGCTAGCTAGTAATATCTAATATagaatgagaaattatatttgtagttttagaATATATGTGCAAGTCTTGcctactcattttaaaaaaaatatgtaaatacgagattcatgtaaaaaattatatttttaataataaattttactttttttaaatataatacgCGGGGCTTACGTGTTAGAGAATGAACATAACAAAACTTTGTGTTTCCTTTCAACATTGATCCTATTATTTTGACTTAAGTCTCTCATCACTTGATTAACGTACATATGTAAGAAGTGACACTTTAATTCGATTGTGTCCGGCCGAATTAATGTTTCGTCAATTAAAAGTTTATCTACTcctacaatattatatattggtCTTTAATTAGGAAGCCAAGAATATATTGATATTTGCAAGAGTAGGTCAGGCGGATGCTAATGGTTCTTGCATGGGTTCGATGATCGAATGGCATGCATCACTCCCTTGATCTTGAGGGATCATGGGGTCCATGCAGGTTGGGGTACTTAATTCAATCTAATTTCCAACTATTAGGACGTAGTTTATGTATGTTTAGATAGTGAGGTGATCTCTGATTGATAttctatgaatagtaataaaaaataataataaaatattaaatataaatgaatagtagtaaaaaatagtaaaaaataattataaaataataaatagtggTAAAGTATTCTGATAATACTTCACCGCCCAAACTAGCCGGTAATCtctaaaaaaattgcctaaaaaagaggtaaaaacatagtatgaattataaaaagtttatatatattcaatattcttcgcattatatatatatatatatataatactgttGTGACATTAATGTTATTGTAGTAACTAGAACGTACTTATATTAccttctattattattaataaacaaCAAATAGTAGTTAATCCCAACTACATCTAGCTTGGCAAGTAGTACTACTTTAGTTCtctaatttacatattttctaTTTCAAAATTCGGGTATTTTCTCTTAATTTCTTAGATCATTGTTGTATATATCCTACTTTTAAACGTATAATTAGTTTAGGAAcctgccaaaaaaataatgaaaaagagaacataattttttttaaaaaaataagaactaaTTTATCAGTTTAATTAGTTCTTCTTTCACATGACCACCAAATTTAAACTTAGTCCTTATTTGgttatacaaattatttcatttcgtctcatctcatctaatctttataattcttataaactctcaaataaaatatattaaataattcaactttttgacatttcaaaataaaaattatattctaataatattttatttaatttttaacttttatctcttTTATATAACTAAGTAAGATCTTATCGATCACTTAATATTTCAGTTCGAAAGATAagttattacttatttttttattaatatttgttcgtGGAATATAGTTTGAGAGTTTAAATGTCGttataatacttaaaaatatttttaataaaaataagtaatgtgggataaaattgaaattaaaaaatacagctGGAAACTCATGTTTTGGTTGGCGCGTTGTATAGAACAAGATTTTTTCTCGGGACTCTAACTTAGGAGTAAAAAACTCAATGGGCATGTCGCATCAGttaaattacatgattttttattttttacagtcTGGGACTTGGTCCACTTGAGATTCCACCTGCAATTCAGTCAAAAGTACAACTTCTTCTCActtctcaaaaataaaagaacggCAAGTTTGGATGGCTAGTTGCCAACTTGCCTGGCCATGAATTTGTCTGCTCATtattcatgtattttattttttaattttattgtttttatttaatagttaataaagtatatattaatatattaatatattttttattttgtaaaaatatttaaatatatttaaaaaaaaaaaaatagcatagcATATAGGACAATCTCGACGATGATAACTGGATGATACAGTAGCATGACTCAAACCCGCGCATCATTTTAAAAACCATGTGCGACAAATTTGTGGTTttagtaattaattatttatgataagtTGCTACCatcataaaagaaatatataaaaataaatttataaattaatataatttattaaatttattttataataaagataattttataatatgatttatgtatatcaaaatatataaatttatgaatttatttttatatttttttatgattaaaatatttcacatTATTTATTTGCTGCCAATTCCCTTGTGTCTGCTACATGCAAGCCCTTCACGGGCTCGATCACCACCCCTCCCCCCAAAATCTCATAATCTCTAAAGTCTGACCACAGCAGCAATAATACCAAGTCCACCTGCCAACAAGCTGGCTGCATGCATGTCATACGAGTGATCATCTTTTCTGtcatttcttctttgtttctGGTTTGTTGCTTTTTGTATGGCATATTCATACATTTAGTCACGTTGGTTACGGATCTTTGTCATGTCCTTCCTAGTAGAGATGATCAGGGCCACATATGTCTAAATATCTTGGCAAAATCTGAAAAGATATTTCCAGTACTGTCGATCCATTCATCATTGGCAAGGTTGAAATTCATGACATCCACATAAAGGGTGGAATTCTATCCTCGTGGGAAGTATCATCATGTCTAGTACGGTCTAGGATGAGTTGCAATAACATTATTG
This Carya illinoinensis cultivar Pawnee chromosome 11, C.illinoinensisPawnee_v1, whole genome shotgun sequence DNA region includes the following protein-coding sequences:
- the LOC122282560 gene encoding zinc finger BED domain-containing protein RICESLEEPER 1-like codes for the protein MEISNDLAGKKPKRLTSVVWNHFERVGKGDSCYAICIHCNKKLSGSSNSGTTHLRNHLMRCLKRSSTIDVSQLLAVKRKKDTTISIANVSFDEGQRKDDYIKPRILKFDQDQKKDEIVNLGSSKFDQERSQIDLARMIILHGYPLAMVDHVGFKVFVKNLQPMFEVVPNSAVEKACVEIYEKEKLKVYETINKLHGRINLCVEMWSSPENIEYLCLTANYIDEDWKLQKKILNFVTLDSSHTEDMLPEVINKCLMDWDVDHKLFALTFDEISTDDEIVLRLKEQISHKRPLLSNVQLFGVQSAAHIIKLIVLDAMEALREVIQKIRASVKYVRSSQVAQVKFNEVAQQVGISSKKNFLLDCPVQWHSTYIMLETVLEYRGAFSLLQDHDPAYTSALTDTEWEWASSVTGYMKLFVEIINVFSSNKCPTANMYFPEICDVHIQLIEWCKSPDNCLSSMALKMKAKFDKYWSKCSFALAAAAILDPRFKMKLVEYYYSLIYGSAALDRIKEVSDGIRKLFNAYSICSTMIDQGSALPGSSLPSTSNDTRDRLRGFDKFLHETSLSQNEISDLDKYLEEPVFPRSCDFNILNWWKVHMPMYPILSMMARDVLGTSMSTVALESAFSTGGRVLDDCRSSLNADTLQALICTRDWLRIESRDFNPSSSHSTRPLVIESN